The Leptospira koniambonensis genome window below encodes:
- a CDS encoding efflux RND transporter periplasmic adaptor subunit: protein MKLLFQKYKILIVLALGITIAFFGFKYLSKKKPEKKVTEENKNVFTVPEDVLRRHPLTYVGLKEVSQFEELALPGRITYDPESMAKVGSQVEARIKKVLVKEGDRVSQGSPLAILSSIQLGEVEAAYVKARASLDALKMQADRAKELFEMKVTSAKEYEFATMQYKTARTEVETTRIKLDNYGLTPSEIEGIERGIYVSSNLILRSPINGEVTERKAVLGQQITRAEELFTIANLSHLWVLLDVYEKDLGGVREGAQATIFPLGDEHSSVQIQGKVGYVGTVLDNVKRTAKLRIMVSNKGNKLKPGQTVTAKVAGLVVSTGGGKRKMIPLEAVHEIEGKFFVFIPHGEGSFEAVNVIVGDTIEDDIIILGGLPDGAEVVSKGSFVLKSEFLKF from the coding sequence ATGAAGCTATTATTCCAAAAATATAAAATTCTGATCGTTTTAGCCTTGGGGATCACAATCGCATTTTTTGGATTCAAATATCTCTCTAAAAAGAAACCAGAAAAAAAGGTTACTGAAGAGAACAAAAACGTATTCACAGTTCCGGAAGACGTACTCAGAAGACATCCACTTACTTATGTTGGTTTAAAAGAAGTCTCCCAATTTGAAGAACTTGCGCTGCCTGGTAGGATTACTTACGATCCAGAAAGTATGGCAAAGGTAGGTTCACAAGTTGAAGCTAGGATCAAAAAAGTTTTGGTCAAAGAAGGAGACCGAGTTAGCCAAGGATCTCCATTAGCAATTTTATCTTCTATCCAATTGGGAGAAGTAGAAGCGGCTTATGTAAAAGCAAGAGCTTCTTTGGATGCATTGAAGATGCAAGCGGATCGTGCTAAGGAACTTTTCGAAATGAAAGTTACTTCTGCAAAAGAATACGAGTTCGCAACAATGCAGTACAAAACTGCAAGAACAGAAGTGGAAACCACTCGTATCAAGTTGGACAATTATGGTCTGACTCCTTCTGAAATTGAAGGAATCGAAAGAGGCATCTATGTTTCTTCTAACTTAATCCTCAGAAGCCCTATCAACGGAGAAGTTACCGAAAGGAAAGCGGTCCTGGGGCAACAGATAACTCGCGCAGAAGAATTATTCACAATTGCTAACTTAAGTCATCTCTGGGTCCTTCTCGATGTTTACGAAAAAGATTTGGGTGGAGTGAGAGAAGGTGCGCAGGCAACTATCTTTCCTTTGGGAGACGAGCATAGTAGTGTCCAAATCCAAGGAAAAGTGGGTTATGTAGGAACAGTTTTAGATAACGTAAAACGTACTGCAAAACTTAGGATCATGGTCTCTAATAAGGGGAACAAACTAAAACCTGGCCAAACTGTTACTGCAAAAGTCGCAGGTCTTGTGGTGAGCACTGGAGGTGGAAAACGTAAGATGATCCCTCTAGAGGCAGTCCACGAGATAGAAGGAAAATTTTTCGTATTCATTCCTCATGGAGAAGGTAGTTTCGAGGCCGTAAACGTAATAGTAGGGGACACGATCGAAGATGATATAATCATCTTAGGTGGACTTCCTGATGGCGCAGAAGTTGTCTCAAAAGGTTCCTTTGTCCTAAAGAGCGAGTTCCTTAAGTTTTAA
- a CDS encoding type II toxin-antitoxin system VapC family toxin: MRTILLDTQILLWFLLEDPKLPAIIKELCKEEDTRLLFHQVSLWEIQIKYDLGKLPLPEPPGNFLVTACIQSGLEKSNMQDEAIFFLTKLPNIHRDPFDRLLLSHAMVNGWEFATSDDILKKYPVRILENIKT; this comes from the coding sequence TTGAGAACAATCCTATTAGATACACAGATCCTTCTCTGGTTTTTATTAGAAGACCCAAAACTTCCCGCCATCATCAAAGAACTATGTAAGGAAGAAGATACCAGACTCTTATTCCACCAAGTATCTCTCTGGGAAATACAGATCAAATATGATCTGGGAAAACTGCCTTTGCCAGAACCACCTGGGAATTTTTTAGTAACAGCATGTATTCAATCAGGTTTGGAAAAATCGAATATGCAAGACGAGGCAATCTTCTTCTTAACTAAACTCCCGAATATACATAGGGATCCTTTTGATAGATTACTTCTTTCCCATGCGATGGTAAACGGCTGGGAATTTGCTACTTCGGATGATATCTTGAAAAAATATCCTGTTAGAATATTAGAAAATATTAAAACTTAA
- the pssA gene encoding CDP-diacylglycerol--serine O-phosphatidyltransferase, whose translation MNRRLHWIPNMITLGNLSMGFVSILIASEATGNGPQSYILSGFFILLAAICDGLDGMTARALDATSELGADLDSLADLTAFGIAPGFLFYNMVLSEYKIDVFGKEDLFPIGMLIAAIFPACAAYRLARFNVAHDPSSFTGLPSPIAGITIGFLPIFLGKDHTLPHWLGIPLFILIAFLMVSNIRYGKPQVAIRSKLSPLRAGLMLGAALIALFFVGFARWPWLVYGLICLYIFSGILTFLIHILQELRVKLD comes from the coding sequence ATGAATCGCAGGCTACATTGGATTCCAAATATGATCACTCTCGGGAATTTGAGTATGGGATTTGTTTCCATATTGATTGCTTCCGAGGCAACAGGTAACGGACCTCAATCCTATATACTCTCCGGATTTTTCATCTTACTCGCAGCGATCTGCGACGGATTAGATGGAATGACTGCAAGAGCATTGGATGCGACTAGCGAACTCGGCGCTGACTTAGACAGTCTTGCGGATCTTACCGCATTCGGTATCGCACCTGGATTCCTTTTTTATAATATGGTTTTGAGCGAATACAAGATTGACGTTTTCGGAAAAGAAGATCTTTTCCCAATCGGAATGTTGATTGCTGCGATCTTTCCTGCTTGTGCTGCATATAGACTAGCAAGATTTAATGTGGCTCATGATCCTTCTTCTTTTACTGGATTACCATCTCCAATCGCAGGAATTACTATCGGATTTCTTCCAATCTTTTTAGGAAAAGATCATACTCTTCCTCATTGGTTAGGAATTCCTTTATTTATCCTAATCGCCTTTTTAATGGTTTCTAATATTCGTTATGGAAAACCTCAAGTAGCAATTCGCTCTAAGCTCAGTCCATTACGCGCTGGTCTAATGCTTGGAGCCGCATTGATTGCACTTTTCTTTGTAGGATTTGCTCGTTGGCCCTGGCTTGTATATGGACTAATCTGTCTTTATATCTTCTCAGGGATTTTGACTTTCCTTATTCATATTCTGCAAGAATTGAGAGTGAAGCTAGACTGA
- a CDS encoding S41 family peptidase: MKNKERFAWISLVLILFTTLVFRPVHAKAVSETAEKYLQLFHEVFGLMQNGYVETVDEEKVFLGAIKGMLGSLGDPHSSFLEEEEYRQMREETRGSFGGVGMEVAYTDGAIVVVSPIEDTPAMKAGILPQDRIIEIDGKSTANLGYAEGIKLMRGKPGSSVSIKVERKNIKEPLQFTLVRENIKIRYVRSYFFEKEKVGYLRLNQFMGENTLEEFKKHLKLLSDKKSEGLIVDLRMNPGGLLPLSVALSDIFLPEGLDIVSVRGRGGELADVSKSTGSGYKYTTIPLVVLINEGSASASEIFAGAIQDHKRGKILGVTSFGKGSVQIVYPLSFGMAVKLTVQKYYTPSGKSLHGKGIQPDVVVKGIEPNEDDRFYLRKMTEKKLLDQLASKYPEYNEQNFLNFEKALKEQGIKLSSDVARAVYKNKTQAEKERTMTDLELDPQLKKAVDLLSSKP; the protein is encoded by the coding sequence ATGAAAAATAAGGAAAGATTTGCCTGGATCAGTTTGGTTCTGATCTTATTTACTACACTTGTATTTCGCCCAGTCCATGCAAAAGCAGTTTCGGAAACTGCTGAAAAATATCTGCAATTATTCCATGAAGTTTTTGGACTCATGCAAAACGGTTATGTAGAAACCGTAGACGAAGAAAAAGTATTCTTAGGTGCAATCAAAGGAATGCTCGGATCTTTAGGAGATCCTCATTCTTCTTTCTTGGAAGAAGAAGAATACAGACAGATGCGGGAAGAGACTCGTGGATCTTTCGGCGGAGTCGGAATGGAAGTGGCTTATACTGATGGAGCCATAGTAGTAGTTTCACCAATTGAGGATACTCCTGCAATGAAAGCAGGGATCCTGCCTCAAGATAGGATCATTGAAATAGACGGAAAAAGTACAGCAAACTTGGGCTACGCAGAAGGTATCAAACTAATGCGTGGAAAGCCTGGAAGTTCCGTAAGTATCAAAGTAGAAAGAAAAAATATCAAAGAACCTTTGCAGTTCACTTTAGTGCGTGAAAACATCAAAATAAGATATGTTCGTTCTTACTTCTTCGAAAAAGAAAAAGTGGGTTATCTACGTTTGAACCAGTTTATGGGAGAAAACACATTAGAGGAATTTAAAAAACATCTAAAGTTACTCTCAGATAAAAAATCAGAAGGTCTGATCGTAGATTTAAGAATGAATCCTGGTGGTTTATTACCTTTATCTGTAGCATTATCCGATATTTTTCTTCCAGAAGGACTGGATATAGTTTCCGTGAGGGGAAGAGGCGGAGAACTCGCAGACGTTTCTAAATCAACAGGAAGCGGATATAAGTACACCACTATACCATTAGTTGTTTTGATCAATGAAGGTTCTGCTTCTGCTTCTGAAATTTTTGCTGGAGCTATCCAGGACCACAAAAGAGGTAAAATTTTAGGCGTTACTTCTTTTGGAAAAGGTTCTGTGCAGATTGTTTATCCACTTTCTTTTGGAATGGCGGTAAAACTTACAGTTCAAAAGTATTATACTCCTTCTGGCAAATCACTTCATGGAAAAGGAATACAGCCAGACGTGGTTGTAAAAGGAATCGAACCTAACGAAGATGATCGTTTTTATCTCAGGAAGATGACTGAGAAAAAACTGCTAGATCAACTTGCTTCTAAATACCCTGAATATAATGAGCAAAACTTTTTAAATTTCGAAAAGGCGCTTAAAGAACAAGGAATTAAACTTAGTTCAGATGTTGCCAGGGCGGTTTATAAAAATAAAACTCAGGCCGAAAAAGAAAGAACTATGACCGATTTGGAATTGGATCCTCAATTGAAAAAAGCAGTGGATCTACTTTCTTCCAAACCTTAG
- the tsaD gene encoding tRNA (adenosine(37)-N6)-threonylcarbamoyltransferase complex transferase subunit TsaD: MIGLGIETSCDETSLAIVKDGKELLSLKIFSQIDLHKPFRGIVPEIASRAHLEKINPLLSEVLEESKLGLSDLDYVAVTRSPGLTGSLMIGAQLARSIHAVYGTPIVPLCHLQAHFAVVHLEEVEPVFPVLGLLLSGGNSAIYKIPHFGKMEVVGDTMDDALGEAFDKVAGLLSLPYPGGPPIEKEASKYVPEPKEKDLLPPLLRNLEQDRVAFSFSGLKTAVSHLIAKRPDLSTQAVCYHFQKTAFELVERNLKRAVSITGIKRIVAGGGVLANSTLRNRLSQFADKNSLEFLSPQKKIYCTDNGAMVAALGYYLFKQGYSKSLDFTVSPVRQETYI, encoded by the coding sequence ATGATCGGTCTTGGAATAGAGACTAGCTGCGACGAAACCAGTCTCGCAATTGTAAAAGATGGGAAAGAATTACTTTCCCTTAAAATTTTTAGCCAGATAGATTTGCATAAACCTTTTAGAGGAATTGTTCCAGAAATCGCTTCCCGCGCTCATTTGGAAAAGATCAATCCTCTTCTTTCCGAAGTTTTAGAAGAATCTAAACTTGGACTTTCTGATCTGGACTATGTTGCTGTGACCAGATCTCCCGGTTTAACTGGTTCCCTCATGATCGGTGCACAACTCGCAAGGTCCATTCATGCGGTATATGGAACGCCTATTGTTCCACTTTGTCATTTACAGGCGCATTTTGCAGTAGTACATTTAGAAGAAGTGGAGCCTGTATTTCCAGTATTAGGTTTACTTCTTTCAGGCGGAAACTCTGCCATCTATAAGATCCCTCATTTCGGCAAAATGGAAGTGGTGGGAGATACGATGGACGATGCCTTGGGAGAAGCGTTCGATAAGGTAGCCGGTTTATTGTCTCTGCCTTATCCAGGAGGACCTCCTATTGAAAAGGAAGCTTCCAAGTATGTTCCTGAACCCAAGGAAAAAGATCTTTTGCCACCTTTACTTAGGAATTTGGAACAGGATCGTGTAGCGTTTTCATTTTCAGGTTTAAAAACTGCGGTTTCTCATTTAATCGCGAAACGGCCAGATCTATCTACTCAGGCTGTATGTTATCATTTTCAAAAGACAGCATTTGAACTTGTGGAAAGAAATTTAAAACGTGCGGTCTCTATTACAGGGATCAAAAGGATCGTGGCAGGGGGAGGGGTCTTGGCGAATTCTACACTTCGTAACAGATTATCTCAATTCGCGGATAAAAATTCCCTGGAATTTTTATCTCCCCAAAAAAAGATCTACTGCACGGATAACGGTGCGATGGTTGCCGCCCTCGGCTACTATCTATTTAAACAGGGATATTCTAAGAGTTTGGACTTTACAGTAAGTCCAGTAAGGCAGGAGACCTATATATGA
- a CDS encoding JAB domain-containing protein, with the protein MAERWGSGLDPRSRILNDAVDLEDWELIAVLLGKGSRGLPVEDLSRDILKMSRGLGGLLSSNIPRNFHINGLGKAKLTTLLAALELAKRLKYESIRMSGYNPTTLTSYLQGLFSPLKRECFVLATISPAGDLLRAEIVSKGSLEEVGVLPRDLVRIVLNDEASQAILAHNHPGMICYPSQEDWDVYTNLKDLLGSLDVELLDHWIFGIDGIFSCKQSTRLEEN; encoded by the coding sequence TTGGCTGAGCGCTGGGGCTCAGGCCTGGATCCTAGATCTCGTATCCTGAATGATGCGGTGGATCTGGAAGACTGGGAGCTGATTGCCGTTCTTTTGGGCAAAGGGAGCAGGGGCCTTCCTGTCGAAGATCTCAGCCGAGATATTCTTAAAATGTCCCGAGGATTGGGAGGACTTCTCTCATCCAATATTCCTAGAAATTTTCATATCAATGGTTTGGGTAAGGCAAAGCTTACTACCTTACTAGCCGCTTTAGAACTTGCTAAAAGACTCAAATACGAATCGATCCGAATGTCGGGTTATAACCCGACAACTCTTACTTCTTATCTGCAGGGTTTATTTTCCCCTTTAAAAAGAGAATGTTTTGTTTTAGCCACCATCTCTCCAGCAGGAGATCTTTTAAGAGCAGAGATTGTCTCCAAAGGTAGTTTGGAAGAAGTGGGAGTCCTTCCTAGAGACTTGGTCAGGATCGTTCTCAATGACGAGGCATCCCAGGCGATATTGGCTCATAATCATCCAGGTATGATCTGTTATCCAAGCCAAGAAGATTGGGATGTCTATACCAACTTAAAGGACCTACTGGGCAGTTTGGACGTGGAGCTCTTAGACCATTGGATTTTTGGAATTGACGGGATCTTTTCCTGTAAACAATCTACTCGACTAGAAGAGAACTGA
- a CDS encoding UDP-glucose dehydrogenase family protein: MKVCVIGSGYVGLVAGACFAEYGNHVICVDKDSKKIEDLKKGIIPIYEPGLSELVLNNHKENRLSFSTSIQEGVEGSEIIFIAVGTPTSDDGSADLSAVFAVAEQIGKSLNGYKVIVDKSTVPVGTAAKVKEIVSKNTKHEFDVVSNPEFLKEGAAIDDFMKPERVVIGADTEKAGELVAQLYAPFVLNGNPIIKMGTVSAELTKYACNAFLATKISFANEIANLCETVGADYEDVRKGMGTDSRIGRQFLYAGIGYGGSCFPKDVRALIRTSENFSSSLRIIREVERVNEDQKVRLYTKIEDFFGKGQIKGKTLAVWGLAFKPGTDDMREAPSIPLLLKLHEEGAKIKAFDPVSKETSEYYFKDKIEYAKDAYDALEGADALLLLTEWREFREPDFSRIKKLMKGHVIFDGRNQYRPDHMKKEGFKYFSIGKQSV, from the coding sequence ATGAAAGTTTGCGTAATTGGAAGCGGCTATGTGGGCCTAGTGGCCGGAGCTTGCTTCGCTGAATATGGAAATCATGTGATCTGCGTGGATAAGGACTCTAAAAAAATAGAGGACTTGAAAAAAGGAATCATACCTATTTATGAACCTGGTCTATCCGAATTGGTTTTGAATAACCATAAGGAAAATCGACTTAGTTTCAGCACTTCTATCCAAGAAGGAGTAGAAGGCTCAGAAATCATTTTTATCGCTGTTGGAACTCCAACATCTGACGATGGATCTGCTGATCTAAGCGCTGTATTTGCAGTTGCAGAGCAGATCGGAAAATCACTCAACGGTTACAAAGTGATCGTGGATAAATCCACTGTTCCAGTAGGGACCGCTGCTAAAGTTAAAGAAATTGTTTCCAAAAACACCAAACATGAATTCGACGTTGTATCCAATCCAGAGTTCTTGAAAGAAGGTGCTGCGATCGACGACTTCATGAAACCTGAAAGAGTTGTGATCGGTGCAGACACTGAAAAAGCGGGAGAACTTGTTGCTCAACTTTACGCTCCATTTGTATTGAATGGAAATCCTATCATTAAAATGGGAACTGTTTCTGCAGAGCTAACTAAATACGCATGTAACGCATTCTTAGCTACTAAGATCTCATTTGCAAATGAGATCGCAAACTTATGTGAAACCGTAGGTGCAGATTACGAAGATGTAAGAAAAGGAATGGGAACTGATTCCAGGATCGGCCGCCAATTCTTATATGCTGGTATCGGTTACGGTGGATCTTGTTTTCCTAAAGACGTTCGTGCCTTGATCCGCACTTCCGAAAATTTCTCTTCTTCTCTTCGTATTATTAGAGAAGTAGAAAGAGTGAACGAAGATCAAAAAGTCCGTTTATATACAAAGATAGAGGACTTTTTCGGAAAAGGCCAGATCAAAGGAAAAACTCTAGCAGTTTGGGGACTTGCGTTCAAGCCAGGCACAGACGATATGAGAGAAGCACCTTCTATTCCTCTATTATTAAAATTGCATGAAGAAGGAGCTAAGATCAAGGCATTTGATCCTGTTTCTAAAGAAACTTCTGAATATTATTTTAAAGATAAGATAGAATATGCTAAAGATGCGTATGATGCGTTAGAAGGCGCAGATGCACTTCTTCTTCTTACCGAATGGAGAGAATTCAGAGAACCTGATTTTTCCAGAATTAAAAAATTAATGAAAGGTCATGTGATCTTTGACGGTAGAAACCAATATCGTCCGGATCATATGAAAAAAGAAGGATTCAAATACTTCTCTATTGGTAAACAATCGGTTTAA
- a CDS encoding ABC transporter ATP-binding protein, with protein MIRIENISKTYQGYSKPWNRLLSAMTFGYFGLDVKYKALDGISFSAGKGEVIGIIGRNGAGKSTLLKLLTGVSKVDSGKLEKKGTVRSILELGVGFNPELSGEENLYYNGLVWGLDPEELIKSSEEIFKFSGLSEFRKSPLKNYSSGMTMRLGFALATAKRPDILIVDEALAVGDASFQQKSLNRFRKFSEEGTLTLIVSHDLELLKSVCTRLIVLEKGKLVFDGDPIDGFREYMQIIASSSLDGNTKIQDKDSLVESLDVEIQYAGKSNPSILPVGAEVLLRVAASFRSSLEDLTVGFHIDDHRGIRVFGTNTFHIGGRQKDLKPKEPIRIDFRFPMNLSPGKYSLGIALHSGESHAEGSYLWKDGVLQFELERLDVPKFEGAAWIPVKVEAKKGDFSG; from the coding sequence TTGATTAGAATAGAAAATATTTCTAAGACCTACCAAGGTTATAGCAAACCTTGGAATAGACTTCTAAGTGCGATGACCTTTGGATATTTCGGCTTGGATGTAAAATACAAGGCATTAGATGGGATTTCTTTTTCTGCGGGGAAGGGAGAAGTCATCGGGATCATCGGCCGAAACGGAGCTGGAAAATCCACCCTACTTAAATTGTTAACCGGAGTTTCCAAAGTAGATTCGGGTAAGCTGGAGAAGAAGGGAACGGTTCGTTCTATCTTAGAATTGGGCGTTGGTTTTAATCCTGAACTTTCTGGAGAGGAAAACTTATACTATAACGGTTTAGTTTGGGGATTAGATCCAGAAGAGCTGATCAAATCTTCGGAAGAAATTTTTAAGTTTTCTGGTTTGTCTGAATTCCGCAAAAGCCCTTTGAAAAATTATTCTTCCGGAATGACAATGAGATTGGGATTTGCACTCGCGACTGCAAAACGTCCTGATATTTTGATCGTGGACGAGGCTTTGGCTGTAGGTGATGCAAGCTTCCAACAGAAAAGTTTAAACAGGTTCCGCAAGTTTTCGGAAGAAGGAACTCTGACTTTAATTGTAAGTCACGATCTGGAACTTTTAAAATCTGTCTGTACTCGACTTATTGTTTTAGAAAAAGGAAAATTGGTATTCGATGGGGATCCGATAGACGGCTTTAGAGAATATATGCAGATTATTGCATCTTCTTCTTTGGATGGAAATACTAAGATCCAAGATAAGGATTCTTTGGTTGAATCTTTGGATGTAGAGATCCAATATGCAGGCAAATCAAATCCATCTATCCTTCCTGTGGGCGCCGAAGTTTTATTAAGAGTTGCAGCATCATTTCGTTCTTCTCTAGAAGATCTAACCGTCGGTTTTCATATTGATGATCATAGAGGGATCAGAGTTTTCGGAACGAATACATTCCATATAGGCGGTCGCCAAAAAGATCTAAAACCAAAGGAGCCTATTCGGATCGATTTTCGTTTTCCTATGAATCTTTCTCCGGGAAAATACTCACTTGGGATCGCATTACATTCTGGAGAAAGTCACGCAGAAGGTTCCTATCTATGGAAGGATGGGGTTCTGCAATTCGAACTGGAAAGATTGGATGTCCCTAAATTTGAAGGCGCAGCTTGGATCCCGGTCAAAGTAGAGGCGAAAAAAGGGGATTTTTCGGGATAA
- a CDS encoding DUF433 domain-containing protein, with amino-acid sequence MDQEVLIKRITFDPKILGGKPIIRGRRLAVEHILGMLAAGDTSKQVLQGYPWLELDDIQAYLVYTHRVVSHERIENIPTDSSQVA; translated from the coding sequence ATGGACCAGGAAGTGCTAATTAAAAGGATCACCTTCGATCCTAAAATCTTGGGCGGAAAGCCAATCATTCGGGGTCGTAGATTAGCCGTTGAGCATATCCTTGGAATGCTCGCGGCTGGCGATACATCTAAACAGGTCCTACAGGGCTATCCATGGTTAGAATTGGATGATATACAAGCATACCTTGTATATACACATCGAGTTGTTTCTCATGAAAGAATAGAGAATATTCCTACTGATTCAAGCCAAGTTGCGTGA
- a CDS encoding LA_1448 family UV-C exposure upregulated protein has translation MNNLSFFRVFAAFFLLLSLFNCASPKKEIGDKDLKLVLEYLTKARLGERLNYTSEQPIQKDSEILEDACERYQLDKDSVMEQIRIKYPKTYFALVGKNEK, from the coding sequence GTGAATAATCTTTCCTTTTTCCGCGTATTCGCGGCCTTCTTCCTGTTACTTTCATTATTCAATTGCGCCTCTCCAAAAAAAGAGATCGGAGACAAGGACTTAAAACTAGTCCTTGAATATCTAACCAAGGCTCGCCTTGGGGAAAGATTGAATTATACTTCCGAACAGCCCATTCAAAAGGACTCCGAAATTTTGGAAGATGCCTGCGAAAGATACCAACTAGATAAGGATTCCGTAATGGAACAAATTCGAATCAAATATCCGAAGACTTACTTCGCATTGGTCGGCAAAAATGAAAAATAA
- a CDS encoding type II toxin-antitoxin system Phd/YefM family antitoxin has product MIEKQLIHLETNSSLKLDYFMKKVNLSEAKAHLGRYLKAASSGERVVISERNRPMVELVAISMPKTKKLKPGILAGKFSVPDDFNSTLTEFESDFYGE; this is encoded by the coding sequence ATGATTGAAAAACAATTGATCCATTTAGAGACTAATAGTAGTCTAAAACTAGACTACTTTATGAAAAAAGTGAATCTAAGTGAAGCAAAGGCCCATTTGGGGCGCTATCTAAAAGCCGCTAGTTCTGGCGAAAGAGTAGTCATCTCTGAACGAAACCGCCCTATGGTGGAACTCGTCGCAATCTCAATGCCCAAGACAAAAAAGCTCAAACCCGGGATCTTGGCAGGTAAATTCTCCGTACCGGATGATTTCAATTCTACTCTTACAGAATTCGAATCCGATTTTTACGGGGAATGA
- a CDS encoding LIC12298 family protein: MMIRSLQDSGAYERSRKGLAGAGFDWREKVRSSEPNSKTFADYLEESFQGDLVQDGNWFSETLSELSKKNLRKI; the protein is encoded by the coding sequence ATGATGATTCGATCTCTACAAGATTCAGGGGCTTACGAAAGAAGCCGTAAAGGTCTCGCTGGAGCGGGATTCGATTGGAGGGAAAAAGTTCGTTCTTCTGAGCCGAACTCTAAAACCTTCGCGGATTATTTGGAAGAATCTTTCCAAGGGGACTTGGTCCAGGACGGAAATTGGTTCTCTGAAACACTTTCCGAGCTGAGCAAGAAGAACCTGAGAAAAATTTAA
- a CDS encoding ABC transporter permease has translation MTSSVFLRNLRILSVLVRRDYALQYAGSALGLTWMFLQNVSLILIYTVVFYFIGIRSQGENSIEYFSNVLSGLLFWIPLQEYLIRGTGILTDNRQLIKRSPLGPEIFLWIPFVQFLLHWLVTSIPIFIFLGWAGKLGFWSLPLSFLSMFCTGLFLACLQSYLARVNIILRDISPLVRLLTQFLFWGLPILYESKGILGKLNVFNPFFFPLEVFRSALLLGYTPQAGILDFLPFFGIFLGIFFLSRTKLNQIVLDHL, from the coding sequence ATGACCTCTTCCGTTTTTTTGCGTAATCTCAGAATTTTATCAGTTCTTGTCAGAAGGGATTATGCATTGCAGTACGCAGGTTCTGCATTGGGCCTGACCTGGATGTTTCTTCAAAACGTAAGTCTTATCCTAATCTATACGGTTGTATTTTATTTTATTGGGATCAGATCCCAGGGCGAAAATTCCATAGAATATTTTTCTAATGTACTTAGCGGACTTTTGTTCTGGATCCCATTACAAGAATATTTGATCAGAGGCACAGGAATTCTCACTGATAATAGACAGTTGATCAAAAGATCTCCTCTTGGTCCTGAAATTTTTCTTTGGATCCCATTTGTTCAGTTTTTGTTGCATTGGCTCGTAACTTCTATTCCGATCTTCATTTTTTTGGGCTGGGCGGGCAAACTCGGATTTTGGAGTTTACCTCTTTCTTTTTTATCTATGTTCTGCACCGGATTATTTCTGGCCTGTCTCCAAAGTTATTTGGCTCGAGTGAATATTATTCTAAGAGATATTTCTCCTTTGGTGAGATTATTGACCCAGTTTTTGTTCTGGGGACTTCCTATTCTTTATGAATCCAAAGGTATTTTAGGAAAACTGAATGTGTTTAACCCATTCTTCTTTCCTTTAGAAGTTTTTAGATCTGCGTTACTCCTTGGATATACTCCTCAAGCTGGGATTTTGGACTTTCTACCTTTTTTTGGGATTTTTCTGGGGATCTTTTTTCTAAGTCGTACTAAATTGAATCAGATAGTGTTGGATCACCTTTGA
- the lexA gene encoding transcriptional repressor LexA, with translation MKDLTEKQLAVLQFITNVIKERGFPPTIREIGDEFGITAKGAYDHLKAIEKKGYLKTSKNQSRAIELTRQSPFESLPVPTPSIPLLGRVAAGLPILAEENIEAYIPVPEEMASKGITFALKVQGDSMIEAGINDGDVAIIQKKDIARNGEIVVALIEDEATLKVYFKEADHIRLEARNPKYKPIRSKKVTIVGKLIGLYRSY, from the coding sequence ATGAAAGATCTAACGGAAAAGCAACTCGCTGTTTTACAGTTTATTACCAATGTAATCAAAGAAAGAGGCTTTCCGCCAACGATCAGAGAGATTGGAGATGAATTCGGGATCACTGCAAAGGGTGCCTACGATCACCTGAAAGCCATCGAGAAAAAAGGATATCTCAAGACCTCCAAAAACCAATCCAGAGCAATAGAACTTACCCGCCAAAGTCCATTCGAAAGTTTACCAGTTCCCACCCCAAGTATTCCTCTCTTAGGTAGAGTTGCTGCCGGACTCCCTATCCTTGCCGAAGAAAATATTGAAGCTTATATCCCAGTTCCAGAAGAGATGGCCTCAAAAGGGATTACCTTCGCTCTGAAAGTGCAAGGGGATTCCATGATAGAAGCAGGGATCAATGACGGAGACGTTGCAATCATCCAAAAAAAGGATATAGCTCGAAATGGAGAGATCGTAGTAGCACTCATCGAAGACGAAGCCACTTTAAAAGTATATTTTAAAGAAGCGGATCATATTCGTTTGGAAGCTAGAAATCCAAAATACAAACCGATCCGTAGTAAAAAAGTTACCATCGTAGGAAAACTGATCGGCCTTTACCGTTCCTATTGA